A region from the Triticum urartu cultivar G1812 chromosome 1, Tu2.1, whole genome shotgun sequence genome encodes:
- the LOC125534586 gene encoding defensin Tk-AMP-D2-like, translating into MASTRRMAAAPAVLLLLLLLVATEMGTMKTAEARTCLSQSHKFKGTCLSNSNCAAVCRTENFPDGECNTHLVERKCYCKRTC; encoded by the exons atggcgTCCACTCGTCGCATGGCTGCCGCGCCGGCcgtcctccttctcctcctcctgctCGTCGCCACAG AGATGGGGACGATGAAGACGGCGGAGGCCCGGACGTGCCTGTCGCAGAGCCACAAGTTCAAGGGCACCTGCCTCAGCAACAGCAACTGCGCCGCCGTGTGCCGCACCGAGAACTTCCCCGACGGCGAGTGCAACACGCACCTCGTCGAGCGCAAGTGCTACTGCAAGCGGACCTGCTAA